A genomic window from Bombus pyrosoma isolate SC7728 linkage group LG8, ASM1482585v1, whole genome shotgun sequence includes:
- the LOC122570328 gene encoding 14-3-3 protein epsilon, producing MSEREDNVYKAKLAEQAERYDEMVEAMKKVASLDVELTVEERNLLSVAYKNVIGARRASWRIISSIEQKEENKGAERKLEMIRQYRSQVEKELKDICADILGVLDKHLLPCASTGESKVFYYKMKGDYHRYLAEFAVGNDRKEAAENSLVAYKAASDTAMTDLPPTHPIRLGLALNFSVFYYEILNSPDRACRLAKAAFDDAIAELDTLSEESYKDSTLIMQLLRDNLTLWTSDMQGDGEGEQKEQLQDVEDQDVS from the exons ATGTCGGAACGGGAGGACAACGTTTATAAAGCGAAATTGGCTGAGCAAGCGGAACGCTACGACG AAATGGTCGAGGCGATGAAGAAGGTTGCCTCGCTGGACGTGGAGCTGACCGTCGAGGAGAGGAATCTCCTTTCTGTCGCCTACAAAAATGTGATCGGAGCGAGAAGGGCGTCTTGGAGAATAATATCTAGCATTGAACAAAAGGAGGAGAACAAAGGCGCCGAGAGAAAGCTGGAGATGATCCGCCAGTACCGATCTCAGGTCGAAAAGGAACTGAAAGACATCTGCGCTGATATCCTCGGAGTTTTGGACAAACATCTGCTCCCATGTGCGTCTACTGGAGAGTCGAAAGTCTTCTATTACAAAAT GAAGGGCGATTATCACCGTTACCTTGCTGAGTTCGCCGTCGGCAACGACAGGAAGGAAGCGGCAGAAAACTCTCTGGTCGCTTACAAAGCGGCGAGCGACACCGCCATGACCGACCTTCCACCGACTCATCCCATCCGCTTAGGATTGGCGCTCAACTTCTCCGTGTTCTATTATGAGATCCTCAATAGTCCCGACAGAGCATGTCGTCTCGCGAAAGCTGCCTTTGACGACGCGATCGCGGAACTAGACACGTTGTCCGAGGAGAGTTACAAAGATTCTACCCTCATCATGCAGCTTCTCAGGGACAATCTTACTCTCTGGACGTCGGATATGCAAGGAGACG GGGAGGGCGAACAGAAGGAGCAGTTGCAAGATGTGGAAGATCAGGACGTATCGTAA